The following coding sequences lie in one Candidatus Nitrospira allomarina genomic window:
- a CDS encoding GNAT family N-acetyltransferase has protein sequence MPLPWDSQHFEISVGQIITPELTDSELMSILIYAKENGYRLIYWATSPKRMIPLPILRSFSGSLVDKKITYRRKLSSDSTVGGEKMPSIPVQAIEYPLLPANKQLVNLALIGGGHSRFYIDPCIPRDKFASLYHIWINRSTLHEVADVVFVVPDSRNREEYLGMVTGSTKNGMGKIGLMGVQKKVQGQGIGSLLIKRLHEWLLSNGIKISEAITQKDNVQACKFYERSGYLPESLQNYYHFWIPQ, from the coding sequence ATGCCACTACCCTGGGACTCTCAGCATTTTGAGATTTCGGTAGGGCAGATTATTACTCCAGAATTAACCGACTCAGAACTCATGAGCATTCTGATTTATGCCAAAGAAAATGGCTATCGCTTGATTTACTGGGCCACGTCCCCGAAACGGATGATCCCTTTGCCTATCCTTCGAAGTTTTTCAGGTTCCCTCGTAGATAAAAAGATCACCTATCGACGGAAGCTAAGTTCCGACTCCACCGTGGGTGGGGAAAAGATGCCGAGCATTCCGGTTCAAGCAATTGAATACCCTCTCTTGCCCGCCAATAAGCAGCTCGTGAATCTAGCATTAATCGGAGGTGGCCATTCCAGATTTTATATAGATCCATGTATTCCCAGGGACAAGTTTGCAAGCCTGTATCATATTTGGATCAATCGAAGCACTTTACATGAAGTTGCTGATGTGGTGTTTGTCGTGCCGGATTCCAGAAATAGAGAGGAATATCTCGGGATGGTTACCGGGTCTACAAAAAATGGTATGGGGAAAATTGGCCTGATGGGGGTTCAAAAAAAAGTCCAAGGTCAAGGAATCGGCTCATTGTTGATTAAGCGATTACATGAATGGCTGTTATCCAATGGTATAAAGATTTCTGAGGCGATTACCCAGAAAGACAATGTGCAAGCCTGTAAATTTTATGAAAGGTCCGGCTACCTACCGGAATCTCTTCAGAATTATTATCATTTTTGGATCCCACAGTAG
- a CDS encoding glycosyltransferase family 4 protein, which translates to MEKVTEVIEDKAPIRVLHLIDRITGYGTTRLLWDIVRLTPSDKVKHLVISFSPNKGKWIYADLLREKGAYAQVPKRRILKILDRWDMTWFLLRYMNALWNVGKALIWFRPDIINLHTNYVLTIGLPLKIILRRPVVHLVPSLFSQMVDDGKAWVPKVFARFHALFDCFFTAASRCRDELLSIGIPDSKIVPLRGLLDLEEINKIRHQRQQFHQAIRENYHLPSDALIALSVGRLDSSKGHAYALEALPDLFRQFPKLHWLLVGDGNQLSELEARAKKLNIYGHVRLVGYQEDLLPYYAAATVYLRTMVFEETNLSTYKAMAMGIPIVGFDTGCETELLKKVGHGILVPNKSVAGLSAAVAQILTLPDHGRELGGRGIEFCQANLDIRLGIEDITTVYKYLKNGG; encoded by the coding sequence ATGGAAAAAGTAACCGAAGTGATCGAGGATAAAGCGCCGATACGGGTCCTCCATCTGATTGATAGAATTACCGGATATGGGACAACAAGATTGCTCTGGGATATTGTCCGGTTAACCCCATCAGATAAGGTCAAGCACTTGGTCATTTCCTTTTCACCGAACAAAGGGAAATGGATCTATGCAGATCTTCTGCGAGAGAAAGGCGCCTATGCCCAAGTTCCCAAACGGCGTATCCTCAAAATATTAGATCGCTGGGATATGACATGGTTTCTCCTACGGTACATGAATGCGTTGTGGAATGTTGGTAAGGCCTTAATCTGGTTTCGGCCTGACATTATCAATTTGCATACGAATTATGTTTTAACTATTGGCCTGCCTTTAAAAATAATATTGCGACGCCCGGTGGTTCATCTGGTTCCATCCCTCTTTTCCCAAATGGTAGATGATGGAAAAGCCTGGGTGCCTAAGGTATTCGCCAGATTTCATGCTTTGTTCGATTGTTTCTTCACGGCTGCCTCCCGATGCCGAGATGAGTTGCTCTCAATAGGCATTCCCGATTCCAAAATCGTTCCTCTTCGCGGGCTTCTTGATCTTGAGGAAATTAATAAGATTCGACATCAACGACAACAATTCCATCAGGCAATTAGAGAAAATTATCATTTGCCATCAGATGCTTTAATTGCTCTTTCTGTCGGGCGATTGGATTCATCCAAAGGACACGCATATGCTTTGGAAGCCCTTCCTGACCTTTTCCGACAGTTTCCCAAGCTTCATTGGCTTTTAGTTGGTGATGGAAATCAGCTATCAGAACTCGAGGCCCGCGCAAAAAAATTAAATATTTATGGCCATGTACGTCTCGTTGGCTATCAAGAAGACCTTCTGCCCTATTACGCAGCGGCCACAGTGTACCTTCGTACCATGGTTTTTGAGGAAACTAATCTTTCGACCTATAAAGCCATGGCTATGGGAATACCTATCGTGGGATTTGATACAGGCTGTGAAACGGAGCTCCTAAAAAAGGTTGGTCATGGAATTTTAGTACCCAATAAAAGTGTTGCTGGTTTATCGGCGGCTGTCGCTCAGATCCTGACACTGCCTGATCATGGAAGAGAACTTGGTGGTCGTGGCATAGAATTTTGTCAGGCCAATTTGGACATTCGATTGGGAATCGAGGATATAACCACAGTGTATAAGTACCTTAAGAATGGAGGTTGA
- the thiC gene encoding phosphomethylpyrimidine synthase ThiC, with product MTPAQTTTSSPSTPSLHVISEEPRIPLSSLSIQPFPGSQKIYRTGSRPDVRVPMREIHQTSSRSVLDNTEVQNPPVIVYDTSGPYTDPGVQIDVRKGLYPVRKGWIAERQDVEPLKEVSSRYGRMRATDPALQAIRFHLQRPPLRAKSGRNVTQLHYARKGIVTPEMEFIAIRENQAREEHPSAQQGTGQTFGVAQHPGQNWGASTPSYITPEFVRDEVARGRAIIPANINHPEIEPMIIGRNFLVKINANIGNSAVTSSIEEEVEKLIWSIRWGGDTVMDLSTGKNIHETREWIIRNSPVPIGTVPIYQALEKVGGKPEELTWEIFRDTLVEQAEQGVDYFTIHAGVRLAYVPLTASRMTGIVSRGGSIHAKWCLAHHQENFTYTHFEEICEIMKSYDVSFSLGDGLRPGSLADANDAAQFAELETLGELTKIAWKHDVQVMIEGPGHVPMQLIKENMDKQLAACDEAPFYTLGPLTTDIAPGYDHITSAIGAAMIGWYGCAMLCYVTPKEHLGLPDKEDVKAGVMAYKIAAHAADLAKGHPGAQHRDNALSQARFEFRWQDQFNLSLDPETAKDFHDATLPAQGAKLAHFCSMCGPHFCSMKITQDVREYAAEKQLADDAALKQGMEEKSEEFRKTGGDLYR from the coding sequence ATGACACCAGCCCAAACCACCACATCCAGTCCTTCGACACCATCATTACACGTCATTTCGGAGGAGCCCCGCATTCCTCTTTCTTCCCTATCGATTCAACCGTTTCCCGGCTCACAAAAAATCTATCGAACGGGCTCGAGACCGGATGTACGGGTCCCCATGCGAGAAATTCATCAAACAAGCAGTCGGAGCGTGCTCGATAACACCGAAGTTCAGAACCCGCCTGTCATTGTCTATGATACCTCAGGACCCTACACGGATCCCGGGGTTCAGATTGATGTGCGCAAGGGGCTCTATCCCGTCCGAAAGGGTTGGATCGCCGAACGTCAGGACGTCGAACCCTTGAAAGAGGTCAGCTCACGGTATGGACGAATGCGTGCAACCGACCCCGCTTTACAGGCCATCCGGTTCCATTTGCAACGCCCGCCCCTTCGGGCAAAATCAGGCCGGAACGTCACGCAATTGCATTATGCCCGGAAGGGAATCGTCACACCGGAAATGGAATTTATTGCTATTCGGGAGAACCAGGCACGTGAGGAGCACCCATCCGCCCAACAGGGGACAGGACAGACTTTCGGGGTGGCTCAACATCCCGGACAGAATTGGGGCGCGTCCACTCCCTCCTACATCACACCGGAGTTTGTTCGTGATGAAGTAGCTCGAGGACGGGCCATTATTCCTGCCAATATCAATCATCCAGAAATTGAGCCTATGATTATCGGGCGCAATTTTTTGGTAAAAATCAACGCCAATATTGGAAATTCTGCCGTTACGTCCTCTATTGAAGAAGAGGTTGAAAAATTAATCTGGTCCATCCGATGGGGAGGAGACACCGTCATGGACCTCTCCACAGGAAAAAACATCCACGAAACCCGTGAATGGATCATACGAAATTCTCCCGTGCCCATAGGGACCGTACCCATATACCAGGCCTTAGAAAAAGTGGGGGGGAAACCTGAGGAACTGACCTGGGAAATCTTTCGAGATACTCTCGTGGAACAGGCCGAGCAAGGCGTGGATTACTTCACCATCCATGCCGGTGTTCGCCTGGCCTATGTCCCACTAACGGCCTCTCGGATGACCGGCATCGTCTCACGGGGCGGATCCATCCACGCTAAGTGGTGCCTTGCTCACCATCAGGAAAACTTTACCTATACGCATTTTGAAGAAATTTGCGAGATCATGAAAAGTTATGATGTGTCATTTAGCTTAGGAGACGGATTGCGACCGGGTTCACTGGCGGACGCCAACGATGCGGCTCAATTTGCCGAACTGGAAACGCTGGGAGAACTCACAAAGATCGCCTGGAAACATGACGTCCAAGTCATGATTGAGGGCCCGGGGCACGTCCCCATGCAACTCATCAAAGAAAACATGGACAAGCAATTGGCTGCCTGTGACGAAGCCCCATTCTATACCCTGGGCCCGCTAACCACTGATATTGCTCCAGGCTACGACCACATCACATCCGCGATCGGCGCAGCCATGATCGGCTGGTACGGGTGCGCGATGCTGTGTTACGTCACCCCCAAAGAACATCTAGGGCTTCCTGACAAGGAAGACGTGAAAGCCGGAGTGATGGCCTACAAAATAGCGGCACATGCCGCAGATCTGGCTAAAGGCCACCCGGGGGCTCAACACCGGGATAATGCCCTCTCCCAGGCACGGTTTGAATTTCGATGGCAGGATCAATTTAATTTATCGCTTGACCCGGAAACGGCGAAGGATTTCCATGATGCCACACTCCCCGCTCAGGGGGCTAAACTGGCCCATTTCTGCTCCATGTGTGGCCCACATTTTTGTTCTATGAAAATTACCCAGGACGTGCGAGAGTATGCTGCTGAAAAACAATTGGCAGATGATGCCGCCTTGAAACAAGGCATGGAGGAAAAATCAGAAGAGTTCCGAAAAACCGGTGGAGACTTATATCGATAA